One window of the Rhipicephalus microplus isolate Deutch F79 chromosome 2, USDA_Rmic, whole genome shotgun sequence genome contains the following:
- the LOC119179253 gene encoding dnaJ homolog l(2)tid, mitochondrial isoform X1, producing the protein MTMYVSLRVTAHLARCCVLCSKSNGLLPRVASLEIGNNANRSVVGPQSRQLHVSSSLLRKDYYDVLGVPRNASQKDIKKAYYQLAKKYHPDTNKGDPEAQKKFQEVSEAYEVLSDEGKRQQYDSWGSTSGFAGGNSSGTGPQWSAEGFHSTIDPEELFRKIFGDLGGRTGFSDFDFSESQFGFGGAQEVILNLTFQQAARGVNKDVTVNVVDTCRRCQGTRSEPGTKLVRCPFCNGSGMETVSTGPFVMRSTCRHCHGTRMHIQAPCIECHAKGTTVQRKTVTVPVPAGVEDGQTVRMQVGKKELFVTFKVARSDYFRRDGADIHTDAAITLSQAVLGGTVRVQGLYDDIMLKIPTGTSSHTKIRLANKGVKRLNSSGYGDHYVHLKIRIPQRLNEKQKALIQAYAELETDTPGTIDGLVNTRQGKTAMDDPSGLVKQIRTALDEAVVEPVEDQNNNKA; encoded by the exons ATGACGATGTACGTGTCGCTTCGTGTCACTGCGCATCTAGCCCGCTGTTGTGTGCTGTGCTCGAAGTCGAACGGACTGTTGCCCCGGGTTGCATCATTAGAAATCG GGAATAACGCCAATCGTTCTGTGGTAGGCCCGCAGTCTAGACAGTTGCACGTCTCCTCAAGTCTCCTTAGAAAGGACTATTACGATGTCCTCGGCGTTCCCAGGAATGCAAGTCAAAAGGACATTAAGAAAGCGTATTATCAG CTCGCAAAAAAGTACCACCCGGACACTAACAAGGGAGACCCTGAGGCACAGAAGAAGTTCCAAGAAGTGTCCGAAGCTTACGAA GTGTTGAGTGACGAAGGCAAGAGGCAGCAGTATGACAGCTGGGGCTCAACCTCAGGCTTTGCTGGTGGAAATAGCTCTGGAACTGGTCCACAGTGGAGCGCCGAGGGATTCCACTCAACCATTGACCCCGAGGAACTCTTCCGCAAGATATTTGGTGATCTTGGCGGCCGGACGGGATTCTCCGACTTTGACTTCTCGGAGTCCCAGTTTGGCTTTGGGGGAGCTCAAGAG GTGATCCTCAACTTGACCTTTCAACAAGCCGCTCGAGGGGTTAATAAGGACGTAACAGTCAACGTGGTTGACACGTGTCGTCGTTGCCAAGGCACCCGCAGTGAACCTGGCACCAAGCTAGTCCGGTGCCCCTTCTGCAATGGCAGTGGCATG GAGACGGTCAGCACAGGGCCATTCGTGATGAGGAGCACATGTCGGCACTGTCATGGCACTCGCATGCATATCCAGGCACCCTGCATAGAATGCCACGCCAAGGGTACCACTGTACAGCGCAAAACGGTCACGGTCCCCGTACCTGCAG GTGTGGAGGATGGGCAGACGGTACGCATGCAAGTGGGCAAGAAAGAGCTCTTTGTCACATTCAAG GTTGCACGGAGCGACTATTTCCGTCGTGACGGGGCAGACATTCACACAGACGCTGCCATCACGCTCTCCCAAGCAGTccttggcggcactgtgcgagttcAGGGTCTCTACGATGACATTATGCTGAAG ATCCCCACGGGAACCTCATCACACACCAAAATTCGGTTGGCAAACAAGGGAGTGAAACGGCTGAATAGCTCCGGTTATGGAGATCACTATGTCCATCTAAAAATCCGAATACCACA GCGACTAAATGAGAAGCAGAAAGCGCTGATTCAGGCGTATGCTGAGCTGGAGACGGACACGCCTGGCACGATCGATGGCCTAGTCAACACGAGGCAAG
- the LOC119179253 gene encoding dnaJ homolog l(2)tid, mitochondrial isoform X2, with product MTMYVSLRVTAHLARCCVLCSKSNGLLPRVASLEIGNNANRSVVGPQSRQLHVSSSLLRKDYYDVLGVPRNASQKDIKKAYYQLAKKYHPDTNKGDPEAQKKFQEVSEAYEVLSDEGKRQQYDSWGSTSGFAGGNSSGTGPQWSAEGFHSTIDPEELFRKIFGDLGGRTGFSDFDFSESQFGFGGAQEVILNLTFQQAARGVNKDVTVNVVDTCRRCQGTRSEPGTKLVRCPFCNGSGMETVSTGPFVMRSTCRHCHGTRMHIQAPCIECHAKGTTVQRKTVTVPVPAGVEDGQTVRMQVGKKELFVTFKVARSDYFRRDGADIHTDAAITLSQAVLGGTVRVQGLYDDIMLKIPTGTSSHTKIRLANKGVKRLNSSGYGDHYVHLKIRIPQRLNEKQKALIQAYAELETDTPGTIDGLVNTRQGDKKTYAGRDETTQEGDMGILGKIKKAIFG from the exons ATGACGATGTACGTGTCGCTTCGTGTCACTGCGCATCTAGCCCGCTGTTGTGTGCTGTGCTCGAAGTCGAACGGACTGTTGCCCCGGGTTGCATCATTAGAAATCG GGAATAACGCCAATCGTTCTGTGGTAGGCCCGCAGTCTAGACAGTTGCACGTCTCCTCAAGTCTCCTTAGAAAGGACTATTACGATGTCCTCGGCGTTCCCAGGAATGCAAGTCAAAAGGACATTAAGAAAGCGTATTATCAG CTCGCAAAAAAGTACCACCCGGACACTAACAAGGGAGACCCTGAGGCACAGAAGAAGTTCCAAGAAGTGTCCGAAGCTTACGAA GTGTTGAGTGACGAAGGCAAGAGGCAGCAGTATGACAGCTGGGGCTCAACCTCAGGCTTTGCTGGTGGAAATAGCTCTGGAACTGGTCCACAGTGGAGCGCCGAGGGATTCCACTCAACCATTGACCCCGAGGAACTCTTCCGCAAGATATTTGGTGATCTTGGCGGCCGGACGGGATTCTCCGACTTTGACTTCTCGGAGTCCCAGTTTGGCTTTGGGGGAGCTCAAGAG GTGATCCTCAACTTGACCTTTCAACAAGCCGCTCGAGGGGTTAATAAGGACGTAACAGTCAACGTGGTTGACACGTGTCGTCGTTGCCAAGGCACCCGCAGTGAACCTGGCACCAAGCTAGTCCGGTGCCCCTTCTGCAATGGCAGTGGCATG GAGACGGTCAGCACAGGGCCATTCGTGATGAGGAGCACATGTCGGCACTGTCATGGCACTCGCATGCATATCCAGGCACCCTGCATAGAATGCCACGCCAAGGGTACCACTGTACAGCGCAAAACGGTCACGGTCCCCGTACCTGCAG GTGTGGAGGATGGGCAGACGGTACGCATGCAAGTGGGCAAGAAAGAGCTCTTTGTCACATTCAAG GTTGCACGGAGCGACTATTTCCGTCGTGACGGGGCAGACATTCACACAGACGCTGCCATCACGCTCTCCCAAGCAGTccttggcggcactgtgcgagttcAGGGTCTCTACGATGACATTATGCTGAAG ATCCCCACGGGAACCTCATCACACACCAAAATTCGGTTGGCAAACAAGGGAGTGAAACGGCTGAATAGCTCCGGTTATGGAGATCACTATGTCCATCTAAAAATCCGAATACCACA GCGACTAAATGAGAAGCAGAAAGCGCTGATTCAGGCGTATGCTGAGCTGGAGACGGACACGCCTGGCACGATCGATGGCCTAGTCAACACGAGGCAAG
- the LOC119179263 gene encoding tetratricopeptide repeat protein 38-like, whose amino-acid sequence MSAKLTLRQNWRESAAWKAENLPLSTTNDQACKLFDAALTQYVGWYDDPTLGGLSGTLESLKKADPHFVMGQVLNVGLTLIGSGDNVFKNAALSGDLDVLDSVASKGRLPHREQLHVNAVLAWSRGRLSRAASLWEDILIDNPTDMLALKFAHDTYFYLGYQRQIRDSIARVLPRWKPTMPLYSYLHGMLAFGLCETNLYDEARKAAQEALRLNKNDAWATHALAHVYEMQADPDGGIAFMSRTMADWEPCGMLACHNFWHWAVYHVEKGEVEAAIDLFDGQVSKRLHESGAMLDYVDAASLLYRLQLRDVPKSTLASRWPGVFDVAQTHYDDRVLTFNQLHFLMAFLGSGNDGQRLVNLPPQRDIGRREDGGWPDDQQGIMAEVGIPAMQAMIAHNEGRFDDAAEKLAAVKYDLLRVGGSNAQRDVFDLLLIDSAIKSERHANLARSLLAERSLFRPKSPMLKSLNDALTARCSPKKPAVAAGPH is encoded by the coding sequence ATGTCTGCCAAGCTGACGCTTCGGCAAAACTGGCGCGAGTCCGCCGCCTGGAAAGCGGAAAACCTGCCGCTGAGCACGACGAACGATCAAGCCTGCAAGTTGTTCGACGCGGCGCTTACGCAGTACGTGGGCTGGTACGACGACCCCACCCTGGGTGGGTTGTCGGGCACGTTGGAGAGCCTGAAAAAGGCGGACCCGCACTTCGTAATGGGTCAGGTGCTGAACGTCGGCCTGACACTTATCGGCTCCGGGGACAACGTCTTCAAAAACGCGGCTCTGTCCGGCGACCTCGACGTCCTGGACTCGGTCGCGAGCAAAGGTCGACTACCGCACCGCGAGCAGCTTCACGTGAACGCCGTGTTGGCCTGGTCTCGAGGACGGCTATCGCGCGCGGCGTCGCTCTGGGAGGACATCCTCATCGACAACCCGACCGACATGCTGGCGCTGAAGTTCGCCCACGACACCTACTTCTACTTGGGCTACCAGCGCCAGATACGCGATTCCATAGCGCGCGTGCTACCGCGCTGGAAGCCGACCATGCCTCTCTACTCGTACCTGCACGGCATGCTCGCCTTCGGCCTGTGCGAGACCAATTTATACGACGAAGCGCGCAAGGCGGCCCAAGAGGCCCTTAGGCTCAACAAAAATGACGCGTGGGCCACGCACGCGCTGGCGCACGTCTACGAGATGCAGGCGGACCCGGACGGCGGCATCGCCTTCATGAGCCGCACCATGGCCGACTGGGAGCCGTGCGGCATGCTGGCGTGCCACAACTTCTGGCACTGGGCCGTCTACCACGTCGAGAAGGGCGAGGTCGAGGCGGCCATCGACCTCTTCGACGGACAGGTCTCGAAGCGCCTGCACGAGTCCGGAGCCATGCTGGACTACGTGGACGCCGCCTCGCTGCTCTATCGACTGCAACTGCGCGACGTGCCCAAGTCCACGCTGGCCTCGAGATGGCCTGGCGTCTTCGACGTGGCGCAGACGCACTACGACGACCGCGTGCTGACCTTCAACCAGCTGCACTTCCTGATGGCATTCTTGGGTTCGGGCAATGACGGTCAGCGGCTGGTCAACCTGCCGCCGCAGCGGGACATCGGGCGTCGCGAAGACGGCGGCTGGCCCGACGACCAGCAGGGCATAATGGCTGAAGTCGGCATTCCCGCGATGCAGGCCATGATCGCCCACAACGAGGGCCGCTTCGACGACGCGGccgagaagttggctgccgtgaAGTACGACCTGCTGCGCGTAGGCGGAAGCAACGCGCAGCGGGACGTCTTCGACCTGCTGCTCATCGACTCGGCGATCAAGTCCGAGCGGCACGCTAACCTGGCCCGGTCGCTGCTCGCCGAACGAAGCCTGTTCCGACCGAAGTCTCCCATGCTGAAGAGCCTCAACGACGCACTGACCGCGCGCTGCAGTCCCAAGAAGCCTGCGGTCGCTGCTGGGCCGCACTGA